From the genome of Anopheles funestus chromosome 2RL, idAnoFuneDA-416_04, whole genome shotgun sequence:
AATGTAAAGTATCGGAAGGAAACTTGGAAAGCGTTGTGCAAGATGCAGAAAGGCGGATATCTCAGATCGATCGGTGTATCAAACTACACCGTGAAGCATTTGAAGGAAATGATGGCATATTGCAATGGGGTCATCCCTTCGGTTAACCAGGTACGGGGAAAGAGATTGAAATGGAAGATGGCAAAGAttaattgggttttttttctttttttttccgcCGCCAACAGGTTGAGTGGCACCCGTATTACTATCAATCGGAATTACTTGAATTTTGCCGCAAAGAGCGAATCTTTCTGCAAGCATATTCTTCCCTCGGATCATCCAACACGAGCGAGCTGCGAAACGACGAAACGGTGAAAGCTGTGGCAAGCGGTCTTCAAAAAACACCCGCCCAAGTGCTGTTGCGTTGGGCGGTACAGCAGAATATCGGCATTCTGCCGAAAGCACGTTCCCGCGAGCATATTGAGGAAAATCTAGCACTGGAGTTTGAAATTCCAGCAAAGGAGATGAAACAATTGAACGAGCTGCAAAACAACGTTGGTCATAAGTTTGCTTGGAATCCGGAGACGGTCGTATAGAAGTTAAAATCGCGAAATGTGCCAGCTTTTGTTCAGCGACtttgtggtgtgtgtgtttgtgccttTATTCGTAAGGAATTTTTAAGAATGATTTTTAGATTCTATtgacaaattttaattctGAATCACATGCTGGTTAACGTTACGTAGCTTAACTTTGGTGGTTGTATATTGGGTAGGAAATAAGCAATCTAAAGTGTTTCTGCAAGCAGGATAAAcgttaaaagaaaatggaaaacaatttagcCAACCGTATCGCTGCTGAATGTTTGGCAAAGTTTGAAAGCCTTCCGAAAAGTGgcaaaccaaacgaaacgTTCGAATGGACCATTCTTTCGGCGATTGTGCTGGAACGGATGAAACCGCAAACAGACGCGAGCGAAATTCGTGTGGTCGCTTTAGCTACCGGTACGAAATGTTTGGCAGGCAACGAACTTACCACTCGGGGCGATCGTGTGAACGATAGCCACGCGGAAGTGTTAGCGCGCCGTGCATTTCTGCGCTATTTGCACGAACAAATCGAAAATGCCCTGGATGGAGCGAAGGAAAGCATATTCGTGGCATGGCAAAGCTTGGAAAGGGACAAATTTACCTTAAAGGATGgccatttgtttcatttctttaccACCCACAGTCCATGCGGTGATGCAAGTATTTTCGACATCGAGCACGATGAAATGTTGCCACAACCACCGAAAAAGGCACGAATGGAACAAAGCGTTGATGGAACGACGGTCGGGATGACGGGTGGTAAACTGCTACAGTCGGAAGAGCACGGTGACCTAATGGCGCAAACAGTCGGACCGGTACGAACGAAACCGGGCCGAGGCGTTCGAACGCTTTCCGTTTCCTGCAGCGATAAGTTGGCCCGCTGGAACGTGCTCGGTGTGCAGGGCAGCTTGTTAATGCTGTTGCTAGAACGGCCAATCTATCTGGCAAGTGTGGTGCTATGTGACGGAACGGATCACTCAGCAGTGGCAATGGAACGTGCGATTTGGGGCCGTTTCGATCGATGGGCGGAGCAGATGGAAAGCTTGCTGAAACAACCGTTTCGTCGATGTCGGCCGGTGGTTTCTGTGGCAAACAATGGGCGAATGTTTCGGTTTCGGAAAAATCGACCGCTTTCTATAGATGGTGGAAAGTATCAACCGTCACCGTGTGGCGTTGTTTGGTGCGATGTTGCGAACAGGTAAGTGTTGAAGAAGattaatcttttttctttatttctttttaactaAATCATTAACTTTTGTCTAACTAAATAAAAAGTATGGTTCGCGTGTTTAGGCGAGATTTCATATTCTGTCACTTTGTTCAATTATGCATCATCgtctaaacattaaaattgtataaaaaaacgtGTAAACTAACTTAAAGCACAAAAATCGTTTTGATTCACGCATACATTCGATCGCGATACGAACGATGCACGCAAAAGAAACCGAGGCAGTAATTTAATTACACATTTTCACCATAATTACGGGGCACCATTTCGTTTCCGTTCGTTATTTTACCTTCTTCGGTGCAGATTATACTGCATTGCATGTTCTTATGCAGTGTTCCATTGCATTAAGAATTACACAAACCCATCTTAACACTCAAACCACTCACCTCCGGAGGCGATGCCGATTCGGTTCTGTTTCGTATGTTGTGTTCTTTCGCTAGCTTCATGGTTTTGTAAAACCCTTCGTGCACGAAATGCGTCTCGATTGCAGCGTGTCAATTACCCTTTCCTTGGCTTTGCCGAAGGGGAATTAGTTAGCGAGAAGGAAGAACGAcacataaataattatttcttgCACGATTGCAATTACTTTTTTGCCATGCCGGAGGGAATAGGGCGTGTTTCCTATGGCGGTGGTGTCAAGTACAATTTGCTCGGGAAAATTTGCTTGGGAAATAGTCACCTACCTTGCACCATGTTAGAGCAAACGATAGATATTTATCATGGACAACATTTTGTTGCGTTCtgcttatttatttgtttttttttcctttgatttttaaatcttttattttctttatttttccgctta
Proteins encoded in this window:
- the LOC125763941 gene encoding tRNA-specific adenosine deaminase 1, with the translated sequence MENNLANRIAAECLAKFESLPKSGKPNETFEWTILSAIVLERMKPQTDASEIRVVALATGTKCLAGNELTTRGDRVNDSHAEVLARRAFLRYLHEQIENALDGAKESIFVAWQSLERDKFTLKDGHLFHFFTTHSPCGDASIFDIEHDEMLPQPPKKARMEQSVDGTTVGMTGGKLLQSEEHGDLMAQTVGPVRTKPGRGVRTLSVSCSDKLARWNVLGVQGSLLMLLLERPIYLASVVLCDGTDHSAVAMERAIWGRFDRWAEQMESLLKQPFRRCRPVVSVANNGRMFRFRKNRPLSIDGGKYQPSPCGVVWCDVANRSHEVEVAGRRHGVTKRKLATPAARLQISKIELFNRFALTYGRTVAASNTRDALHNLVPTTMPEGNESSVTHPGAIVQPKGSETVAAERIPNIAKLSYMSAKATSVEYANQWDLVRNSMFGQWTVKPENLGQFFVDADVGV
- the LOC125763963 gene encoding aldose reductase A-like, yielding MRKLHIFGVICKPYSIVTRCLKQTLAMMDKTFELNTGHNIPLIGFGTFQIHGQELIYQVLDYALGAGYRHIDTAVVYRNEEYIGSALKTLLPKYNLKREDIFITSKLISQAGKDEGFVEQMVRRSLANLQTDYLDLYLIHWPGVSGMQVTHPDNVKYRKETWKALCKMQKGGYLRSIGVSNYTVKHLKEMMAYCNGVIPSVNQVEWHPYYYQSELLEFCRKERIFLQAYSSLGSSNTSELRNDETVKAVASGLQKTPAQVLLRWAVQQNIGILPKARSREHIEENLALEFEIPAKEMKQLNELQNNVGHKFAWNPETVV